From one Mucilaginibacter inviolabilis genomic stretch:
- a CDS encoding fatty acid desaturase has translation MPKKPSNTGLFIAILLIGCWATSIVLLMRWHFSFANPLVYLLMLVQMHLYTGLFITAHDAMHGTVSPNRILNNLTGYICTFLYASFWYPKLYTKHHLHHSHVHTADDPDYHEGGFWSWYVRFIRNYLSIWQIVVMAIVFNILKLWIPQPNLILFWVVPSLLSTLQLFYFGTYQPHKGEHDNPYFARSQRRNHVLAFLSCYFFGYHYEHHDAPGIPWWKLWRALPGAESKK, from the coding sequence ATGCCGAAAAAGCCATCAAATACAGGTTTATTTATTGCTATACTGCTCATTGGCTGCTGGGCTACCAGTATTGTTTTACTGATGCGCTGGCATTTCAGCTTTGCTAATCCCCTGGTATATTTATTGATGCTGGTTCAAATGCACCTGTACACGGGTTTGTTCATTACCGCGCATGATGCCATGCATGGCACTGTATCACCTAACCGCATACTGAATAATCTTACCGGGTACATTTGTACCTTTTTATATGCCTCGTTCTGGTATCCCAAACTTTATACCAAACATCACCTGCACCATAGTCATGTACATACTGCCGATGATCCCGATTATCATGAAGGCGGTTTCTGGAGCTGGTATGTAAGGTTTATCCGTAATTATCTGTCTATATGGCAAATTGTGGTGATGGCTATTGTATTCAATATTTTAAAATTGTGGATACCGCAGCCCAACCTGATACTATTTTGGGTGGTGCCCTCATTGCTAAGCACGCTGCAGCTATTTTACTTCGGCACTTATCAGCCACATAAAGGTGAGCACGATAATCCATATTTTGCCCGAAGCCAGCGGCGCAATCATGTACTGGCTTTTTTGAGCTGTTATTTTTTCGGTTATCATTATGAACACCATGATGCGCCGGGGATACCCTGGTGGAAATTGTGGAGAGCCTTGCCCGGTGCTGAGTCTAAAAAATAG
- a CDS encoding glycosyltransferase — protein sequence MIIAISITLFFIILRFTVTLFNFISNPKLHRVAKAYQDRVSILIPARNEADNILLLLQSIHQQEYQNYEVIILDDESTDDTYAVCAAFAERHPRFRVIKGGKLPDGWIGKNHACHQLAQHADGKYLLFLDADEEVKEGLINSAVHRMHLHQLGLLSLFTNQQMETLGERAVVPLMHFILLNLLPVRLIYLVKNASVAAASGQFMLFDANTYRLHQWHKAVKNKVVEDVEIMRLVKANAYNGEALLANGMISCRMYKSYNEAINGFSKNFLAAFNYSIIGFLIYIVLIIGGPMIVIMTLNLPLLFFMLGLIALSRIMISLLSDQNPVSNIIIHPVQMFNMLIIAVLSIQKHLTKTTVWKGRRI from the coding sequence GTGATCATTGCCATATCAATAACCCTCTTTTTTATTATTCTGCGTTTTACAGTTACCCTGTTTAATTTTATATCCAACCCCAAATTACACCGGGTAGCTAAGGCCTATCAGGATAGGGTATCCATCCTCATCCCCGCTCGTAACGAGGCCGATAATATTCTTTTGCTATTACAATCTATCCACCAGCAAGAGTACCAAAATTATGAGGTGATCATATTGGATGATGAATCAACGGATGATACCTATGCTGTTTGTGCTGCTTTTGCCGAAAGGCACCCACGTTTCCGGGTAATTAAAGGCGGCAAACTTCCCGATGGCTGGATAGGTAAAAACCACGCCTGTCATCAGTTGGCCCAACATGCCGACGGTAAGTATTTACTCTTCCTGGATGCAGATGAAGAAGTAAAGGAGGGTTTGATCAACAGCGCGGTACACCGGATGCACCTGCACCAGTTGGGTTTATTGAGCCTGTTTACCAACCAGCAAATGGAAACATTAGGCGAAAGAGCTGTTGTGCCGCTGATGCATTTTATATTGTTAAACCTATTGCCCGTAAGGCTCATCTATTTGGTGAAAAATGCTTCGGTAGCAGCGGCGAGCGGGCAGTTTATGCTGTTTGATGCCAATACTTACCGCCTGCACCAATGGCACAAAGCGGTAAAAAATAAAGTGGTGGAGGATGTAGAGATCATGCGGCTGGTTAAAGCCAACGCCTATAACGGTGAGGCCCTGCTGGCCAATGGTATGATTAGCTGCCGCATGTATAAAAGCTATAACGAGGCCATCAACGGGTTTAGTAAAAATTTCCTGGCGGCGTTTAACTACAGTATCATTGGCTTTTTAATTTACATTGTACTCATCATCGGCGGACCGATGATCGTGATCATGACATTAAATCTGCCCTTACTATTTTTTATGCTGGGATTAATAGCTTTGAGCCGTATTATGATCTCGCTGTTATCAGATCAGAACCCGGTGAGTAATATCATCATACACCCGGTGCAAATGTTCAATATGCTCATCATCGCGGTTTTATCCATACAAAAGCATCTCACCAAAACAACGGTATGGAAAGGTCGCAGGATTTGA
- the hemH gene encoding ferrochelatase — translation MGKKAVLLVNLGTPDSPSTADVRTYLNEFLMDPRVIDINPISRTLLVRGLIAPFRAPKSAKLYQAIWDKETGSPLMHYSLLQQKALQQRLGDEYIVELAMRYQNPSIESALNRLKAALVDDIQVIALFPQYASASTGSVYDKVMELLAAWGTKPNISFVNSFHDNEGMIATFADNAQKYNPESYDHVLFSFHGLPQRQLIKADHTQKHCLKSSDCCETLTDANKNCYSAQSHHTAKLIAGKLNIPKDKYTICFQSRLGNDPWVQPYTSEIVAKLAKEGKKSLLVFCPAFVADCLETVYEVTTEYGDEFKALGGEKVQLVESLNDSPIWIDALEKMVRENHIAV, via the coding sequence ATGGGTAAAAAAGCAGTTTTATTAGTGAATTTAGGTACACCTGACAGTCCTTCAACGGCGGATGTACGTACTTATCTGAATGAGTTTTTGATGGATCCGAGGGTAATTGATATCAACCCTATATCACGCACCCTTTTAGTTCGTGGATTAATTGCTCCGTTCAGGGCACCAAAATCGGCTAAATTATACCAGGCTATCTGGGATAAGGAAACCGGTTCGCCATTAATGCATTATAGTTTGTTACAGCAAAAGGCTTTACAACAGCGCCTGGGCGATGAATACATTGTAGAACTGGCTATGCGTTATCAGAACCCTTCTATTGAATCGGCATTGAACAGGCTTAAAGCCGCTTTGGTGGATGATATACAGGTTATCGCGCTGTTTCCGCAGTATGCATCGGCCAGTACCGGCTCTGTTTATGATAAGGTGATGGAGCTATTGGCAGCCTGGGGTACTAAACCCAATATCTCTTTCGTAAATTCTTTTCATGACAACGAAGGCATGATAGCCACCTTTGCCGATAACGCCCAAAAATATAATCCCGAAAGCTATGATCACGTGTTGTTCAGCTTTCATGGTTTGCCACAAAGGCAGCTGATTAAAGCCGACCATACCCAGAAACACTGCTTAAAATCCAGCGATTGCTGCGAAACACTTACCGATGCCAATAAAAATTGTTATTCGGCGCAATCCCATCATACAGCTAAACTCATTGCCGGGAAGCTGAATATTCCCAAAGATAAATATACCATTTGCTTTCAATCGCGTTTGGGTAACGACCCATGGGTACAGCCTTACACTAGCGAAATTGTAGCCAAACTGGCCAAAGAAGGTAAAAAGAGCTTGCTGGTATTTTGCCCGGCTTTTGTGGCCGACTGTCTGGAAACGGTTTACGAAGTAACTACCGAATACGGCGACGAATTTAAAGCCCTCGGCGGCGAGAAAGTTCAGCTGGTAGAAAGTTTGAACGATTCACCAATTTGGATAGATGCTTTGGAGAAAATGGTTAGGGAAAACCATATTGCAGTTTAA
- a CDS encoding 1-acyl-sn-glycerol-3-phosphate acyltransferase, translating into MLYDKKNFFINRFMHHYIRWIVGRHFHKLSFNSIDVDPQKSILLIGNHFSFWDGLILYCVNDQLLKKKLHVMMLEDTARKTPALRYAGAFSVNKNSRDVLQSINYAAGLLDDPQNLVLIFPQGKLYSNFIDQIHFEKGIWRIIEQAQDKFGLIFSTTFIQYLKHKKPTATVYLKSIESNSAYKNIDELTKAYQQHYDSSKQSETEIIL; encoded by the coding sequence ATGCTGTACGATAAAAAGAACTTTTTTATTAATCGCTTTATGCACCACTATATCAGGTGGATAGTTGGCAGACATTTTCATAAATTATCGTTTAACAGTATCGATGTTGACCCTCAGAAATCGATCCTGCTCATCGGCAATCATTTTAGTTTTTGGGACGGACTGATATTATACTGCGTTAATGACCAGCTACTAAAAAAGAAATTGCACGTGATGATGCTGGAGGATACGGCCCGCAAAACACCCGCTTTACGATATGCAGGTGCTTTTTCGGTTAATAAAAACTCCAGGGATGTGTTACAGTCAATAAACTATGCCGCCGGGCTGCTTGATGATCCGCAAAACCTGGTATTGATATTTCCGCAGGGAAAATTGTACTCCAATTTTATTGATCAAATACATTTTGAAAAAGGGATCTGGCGGATCATAGAGCAGGCACAGGATAAGTTCGGGCTTATATTTTCGACAACATTTATTCAGTACCTAAAACATAAAAAGCCAACAGCTACCGTTTACTTAAAAAGTATCGAAAGCAATTCGGCTTATAAAAATATAGATGAGCTGACAAAAGCTTATCAGCAGCATTATGATTCATCAAAACAAAGTGAAACCGAAATAATATTATAA
- a CDS encoding aminopeptidase P family protein has protein sequence MKLQLFDKQVYTDRRNILKQSLPNDGIILLLGNEDSSMNYKDNCYPFRQDSTFLYYFGLDVQNLAAIIDTDTGEEVVFGNELTIDDIIWTGTLPTVHEMAGLVGVTQTKPLDQILHYVHKALIAGRKVHILPPYRPENRIKLANWFNVSLEDVQDHVSVKLIKAVIAQRVIKTPLEIQEMEKAVSISVDMQLAVIKATRPGIKEYELVAIANEVALAANGRLGYGAIITTHGQTLHTHYYGNTLQDGNMVLSDIGAENDMHYGGDLTRTFPVGRSFTNKQKELYEVVLNSMDHAISLLKPGTRYKDIHLAACQKLVEGLKQVNLMKGDAAEAVAAGAHTMFFQCGLGHMLGMDTHDMEDLGEPYVGYTDTLKKETVFGLKSLRLGRELEAGYVLTVEPGIYIIPELIDRWKAENKYADFINYDVLNTYRDFGGIRIEDNFLITDTGSHLLGKYLPKTLKEIEGLRG, from the coding sequence ATGAAACTTCAGCTTTTTGATAAACAGGTTTATACCGACAGAAGAAATATATTAAAGCAAAGCCTGCCGAATGACGGCATTATCCTGTTATTAGGGAACGAGGATAGCAGCATGAATTATAAAGACAATTGCTACCCCTTTCGGCAGGACAGCACTTTTCTTTATTACTTTGGCCTGGATGTGCAAAACCTGGCTGCCATCATTGATACCGATACCGGCGAAGAAGTAGTTTTCGGCAACGAGTTGACCATTGACGATATCATCTGGACAGGCACCCTGCCTACTGTACACGAAATGGCCGGATTGGTTGGCGTTACCCAAACCAAACCGCTCGATCAGATACTGCATTATGTACACAAAGCGTTGATCGCCGGCAGAAAAGTGCATATTCTGCCTCCATACCGCCCCGAAAACCGCATAAAACTGGCTAACTGGTTTAATGTAAGTTTAGAGGATGTACAGGATCATGTATCCGTTAAGTTGATTAAAGCGGTGATTGCGCAGCGGGTAATCAAAACGCCTTTAGAGATACAGGAGATGGAAAAAGCGGTGTCTATCAGTGTAGATATGCAGCTGGCCGTTATTAAAGCTACTCGCCCCGGCATTAAGGAGTATGAACTGGTTGCTATAGCCAACGAAGTAGCCCTGGCAGCTAACGGTCGCCTGGGTTATGGGGCCATTATTACTACGCATGGCCAAACGTTGCATACCCATTATTATGGCAATACCCTGCAGGATGGTAACATGGTATTAAGTGATATTGGTGCCGAGAATGATATGCACTATGGCGGCGATCTTACTCGCACTTTCCCGGTTGGGCGTAGCTTTACCAATAAACAAAAGGAATTATACGAGGTGGTGCTTAACTCTATGGACCATGCCATCAGCCTGCTAAAACCCGGTACACGTTATAAAGATATTCACCTGGCCGCCTGCCAAAAATTGGTAGAAGGGTTAAAACAAGTGAACCTGATGAAAGGCGATGCTGCCGAAGCTGTTGCCGCGGGTGCGCATACCATGTTTTTCCAATGCGGATTGGGTCATATGTTAGGCATGGATACGCATGACATGGAAGATTTAGGCGAACCATATGTAGGTTATACTGATACGCTGAAAAAAGAAACCGTGTTCGGGTTAAAATCCCTACGCCTGGGACGCGAACTGGAAGCTGGTTATGTACTTACCGTTGAACCGGGCATCTACATTATCCCCGAACTGATCGACCGCTGGAAGGCTGAAAACAAATACGCTGATTTTATCAATTACGATGTACTGAACACCTATCGTGATTTTGGCGGCATCCGTATTGAAGACAACTTTTTGATTACCGATACCGGCAGTCATCTATTAGGTAAATATTTACCGAAGACTTTGAAAGAGATTGAAGGGTTGAGAGGGTAA
- a CDS encoding 4-hydroxy-3-methylbut-2-enyl diphosphate reductase, with protein sequence MGEYQLKVTIDQDSGFCFGVVYAIDMAEEILAEEGYLYCLGDIVHNDEEVERLKALGLRIIEHAELANLHNEKVLIRAHGEAPDTYRIALENNITLIDASCPVVLKLQNRIKTSYDANEKILIFGKHGHAEVIGLEGQTNNEAIVFQDIAELDNVELPENITLYTQTTKSMEKFYGIKDELISRGYNLKANDTICRQVSNRDKDLPKFVSKFDKIVFVSGRKSSNGKVLFEVCRKHNPNTYFISSASELDKATFSPNDTIGIAGATSTPMWLMQDVKAALEQF encoded by the coding sequence ATGGGAGAGTATCAGTTAAAGGTTACTATTGATCAGGATTCGGGCTTTTGCTTCGGGGTGGTATATGCTATTGATATGGCCGAAGAAATACTGGCCGAAGAGGGCTATCTGTATTGCCTGGGCGATATTGTGCATAACGACGAGGAGGTGGAACGCCTGAAAGCACTGGGCCTGCGTATTATTGAACATGCCGAACTAGCCAACCTGCATAACGAAAAAGTGCTGATCCGCGCGCATGGCGAGGCACCTGATACCTATCGTATAGCTTTAGAGAACAATATTACCCTGATAGATGCCTCTTGTCCTGTGGTTTTAAAGCTGCAAAACCGCATCAAGACATCATATGATGCCAATGAGAAGATCCTGATTTTTGGCAAGCATGGGCATGCCGAGGTTATTGGCCTGGAAGGACAAACCAATAATGAGGCCATCGTTTTTCAGGATATTGCCGAGCTGGACAATGTAGAGCTTCCCGAAAATATCACGCTGTACACCCAGACTACCAAAAGCATGGAAAAGTTTTATGGTATCAAAGACGAGCTGATATCCCGCGGATACAATCTTAAAGCAAATGATACTATTTGCCGCCAGGTATCCAACCGGGATAAGGATCTGCCCAAATTTGTAAGTAAGTTTGATAAGATTGTTTTTGTATCCGGTCGCAAATCATCAAATGGGAAGGTATTATTTGAAGTATGCCGCAAGCATAATCCCAATACCTACTTTATATCGTCGGCAAGTGAGCTGGATAAAGCCACGTTTTCGCCAAATGATACTATTGGTATAGCCGGGGCCACATCAACCCCCATGTGGCTGATGCAGGACGTAAAAGCCGCGCTCGAACAATTTTAA
- a CDS encoding carotenoid biosynthesis protein: MERSQDLKNPLKAAITRPQRISIIIIILFHAVGLIGCSLPATDVLFLKLVPWHLLLMTVVIIYNHDQLEGLFFLFAMIVFLTGFAAEWIGVHTGWLFGNYVYGETLGIQLSRIPLMIGVNWFLLIYSTGVLLQRTRIKSRIIRILTGAVILVLLDILIEPMAIHFDYWHWANNHIPLKNYVCWFGLSAVLLFGFDQFKFKQQSIVAPALLIIQFVFFMALELLN, translated from the coding sequence ATGGAAAGGTCGCAGGATTTGAAAAATCCATTGAAGGCAGCCATTACACGGCCGCAGCGGATATCCATTATCATCATTATATTATTTCATGCGGTGGGCTTAATAGGATGCTCGCTGCCGGCAACCGATGTGTTGTTTTTAAAACTGGTGCCCTGGCATTTACTATTGATGACCGTTGTAATTATATATAACCATGACCAGTTGGAAGGCCTGTTTTTTCTTTTTGCCATGATCGTTTTCCTTACTGGTTTTGCTGCCGAATGGATAGGTGTGCATACCGGCTGGCTGTTTGGTAACTATGTTTATGGCGAAACACTAGGTATTCAATTATCCCGGATACCGCTGATGATTGGTGTAAACTGGTTTTTGCTCATCTACTCCACCGGAGTATTGCTGCAACGAACCCGTATCAAAAGTAGAATCATAAGAATATTAACCGGCGCAGTTATCCTGGTATTGCTGGATATATTGATAGAGCCCATGGCTATCCATTTTGATTACTGGCACTGGGCCAATAACCACATCCCTTTAAAAAATTATGTTTGCTGGTTTGGATTGAGTGCTGTGCTGCTTTTTGGTTTTGACCAATTTAAGTTTAAGCAGCAAAGCATAGTTGCGCCCGCATTGCTCATCATACAGTTTGTTTTTTTTATGGCACTGGAATTACTAAACTGA